From Aliarcobacter butzleri, the proteins below share one genomic window:
- a CDS encoding SPOR domain-containing protein codes for MQIKGEDFLKKVQLQQEKEELERKLTELDESRISINSINLGNNLNNAYRNIEEETPSINLNRNSMNNQFEDEPHEFDNIMLENPTFGTTGEDNKKKYLILGILLVVLFLLTIIIIRLLTSDSKKEDQFTSNNNSSEMRTLSENSNAIDANYQKIVDTDRARKESNETMVPLPNATSTDSKLNAIAETNQANTPSVNETYQAEAKNSISNQEMDDTIKKIEEKKANKKEETVQKTPTAKTESKKSIKDLVEGNSTSSSTAQNFSSGANGYFVQIGAFSKRPSESYLNSITKEGFKYKVIQEEVKGTMYNKLLIGPYSSSSTAASSVSSIKEKLNVTSAFVVKY; via the coding sequence ATGCAAATAAAAGGTGAAGATTTTTTAAAGAAAGTTCAACTTCAACAAGAAAAAGAAGAATTAGAACGAAAATTAACAGAACTTGATGAATCAAGAATATCGATTAATAGCATTAATTTGGGAAATAATCTTAATAACGCGTATAGAAATATTGAAGAAGAGACTCCTTCAATTAACCTAAATAGAAATTCTATGAATAATCAATTTGAAGATGAACCTCATGAATTTGATAATATTATGCTAGAAAACCCAACTTTTGGAACAACAGGCGAAGATAATAAGAAAAAATACCTAATTTTAGGTATTTTACTTGTTGTATTATTTTTATTAACTATTATTATAATCCGTCTTTTAACAAGCGATTCAAAAAAAGAAGATCAATTTACATCAAATAATAACTCTTCAGAAATGAGAACATTATCTGAGAATAGTAATGCAATTGATGCAAATTATCAAAAAATAGTTGATACAGATAGAGCAAGAAAAGAGTCAAATGAAACTATGGTTCCATTACCAAATGCTACTTCAACTGATAGTAAATTAAATGCAATTGCTGAAACAAATCAAGCAAATACTCCTTCAGTAAATGAAACTTATCAAGCTGAAGCAAAAAACTCTATTTCAAATCAAGAAATGGATGATACTATCAAAAAAATCGAAGAAAAAAAAGCAAATAAAAAAGAGGAAACTGTTCAAAAAACTCCTACTGCAAAAACTGAATCAAAAAAATCTATAAAAGATTTAGTTGAAGGAAATTCAACTTCATCATCAACTGCTCAAAACTTTTCATCAGGAGCAAATGGTTATTTTGTACAAATTGGTGCTTTTTCTAAAAGACCAAGTGAAAGTTATTTAAATAGCATTACAAAAGAAGGATTTAAGTATAAAGTTATTCAAGAAGAGGTAAAAGGTACAATGTACAATAAACTTCTAATTGGTCCTTATTCATCAAGTTCAACAGCAGCTTCTAGTGTTTCTTCTATAAAAGAGAAACTAAATGTAACAAGTGCTTTTGTAGTTAAATATTAA
- the pyrH gene encoding UMP kinase produces the protein MNKRVLVKFSGEALAGAEGYGIDTKILDYIAEEIKSLVENGIEVAIVIGGGNIIRGVTAAADGVIKRTSADYMGMLGTVINGVAMQEALEYKGLSARLQTAIKMEQIAEPFIVRKAMRHFEKGRVVIFGAGTGNPYFTTDTGATLRATEIGASMLIKATKVNGVYDKDPMKYPDAQKLETLSYDRALEDQIKVMDDTAIALAKDNKLPIAVTNMNEKGNLLRIVKGDYSKCSIVK, from the coding sequence ATGAACAAACGAGTACTTGTTAAATTTTCTGGTGAGGCATTAGCTGGTGCAGAGGGTTATGGTATTGATACAAAAATATTAGATTATATAGCTGAAGAGATAAAAAGTTTAGTTGAAAATGGTATTGAAGTTGCCATTGTTATTGGTGGGGGAAACATAATCAGAGGTGTTACAGCTGCTGCTGATGGTGTTATAAAAAGAACAAGTGCAGATTATATGGGAATGCTTGGAACAGTAATCAATGGTGTTGCTATGCAAGAAGCCTTAGAGTATAAAGGTCTTAGTGCAAGATTACAAACTGCCATAAAAATGGAACAAATTGCAGAACCATTCATAGTTAGAAAAGCTATGAGACACTTTGAAAAAGGAAGAGTTGTAATATTTGGAGCAGGAACTGGAAATCCTTATTTTACAACAGATACTGGTGCAACTTTAAGAGCAACAGAAATTGGTGCTTCAATGTTAATAAAAGCTACAAAAGTAAATGGTGTTTATGATAAAGACCCAATGAAATATCCTGATGCACAAAAACTTGAAACTTTATCTTATGATAGAGCATTAGAAGATCAAATCAAAGTTATGGATGATACGGCAATTGCTTTAGCAAAAGACAATAAACTTCCAATAGCTGTTACAAACATGAATGAAAAAGGTAATCTTTTACGAATTGTAAAAGGTGATTATAGTAAGTGTTCTATAGTAAAATAG
- a CDS encoding ATP-binding protein: MNILESCYEIHFSKINFIERKVKITNPKTILYGAPKTGKSFLIYDFLSNFKSEEYLYIDFSDLRNDENLTSHDLEEFIKNNQIKTLVLENFDFQFLIPKCENIIISTMYPKEIQGFETINLTALDFEEYLLHDNKYQNITQSFNNYLKFGNLPEIIHLDEYKKIHRLQEIIKLSCKDETIYEILKIIIENIDEKKSLFQLFNSLKTKIKVSKDKFYEVCKNFEENKIIYFLPKYNQEKSAKKIFCYNFSFFKSITHTKKFKNEFSNMIFLELINKYEDIYYLDNIDFYIKSKKLAIISIPFFNSFLNASLIKKIIKNALEFDIEEINIITISNNEKISDPKIKIIATPFYEWALS; encoded by the coding sequence ATGAATATTTTAGAATCTTGTTATGAAATACACTTTTCTAAAATAAATTTTATTGAAAGAAAAGTAAAAATTACAAATCCAAAAACCATACTATATGGTGCTCCCAAAACTGGTAAAAGTTTCTTAATTTATGATTTCTTATCAAATTTTAAAAGTGAAGAGTATCTGTATATTGACTTTTCTGATTTAAGAAATGATGAAAACTTAACATCACATGACTTAGAAGAATTTATAAAAAATAACCAAATTAAAACTCTAGTTTTAGAAAATTTTGACTTCCAATTTTTGATTCCTAAATGTGAAAACATTATAATATCAACAATGTATCCAAAAGAGATTCAAGGTTTTGAAACTATAAATCTAACAGCTTTAGATTTTGAAGAATATTTACTTCATGATAATAAATACCAAAATATCACTCAAAGCTTTAATAACTATCTTAAATTTGGTAATCTACCTGAAATTATCCATTTAGATGAATACAAAAAAATCCATAGATTACAAGAAATTATAAAATTATCTTGTAAAGATGAAACAATTTATGAAATACTAAAAATAATAATAGAAAATATTGACGAAAAGAAGTCTCTTTTTCAATTATTTAACTCTTTGAAAACTAAAATAAAAGTTTCAAAAGATAAATTCTATGAAGTTTGCAAAAATTTTGAAGAGAATAAAATAATATATTTTTTACCAAAATATAACCAAGAAAAATCTGCTAAAAAAATTTTTTGTTACAATTTTTCATTTTTTAAATCGATTACTCACACAAAAAAATTTAAAAATGAATTTTCAAATATGATTTTTTTGGAATTAATCAATAAATATGAAGATATTTACTATCTTGATAATATTGATTTTTATATAAAATCAAAAAAACTTGCCATTATATCTATTCCTTTTTTTAACTCATTTTTAAATGCCTCTTTAATCAAAAAGATTATAAAAAATGCACTTGAATTTGATATTGAAGAAATTAATATAATCACTATTTCAAATAATGAAAAAATTTCTGACCCAAAAATCAAAATAATTGCTACTCCTTTTTATGAATGGGCATTAAGCTAA
- a CDS encoding DNA-directed RNA polymerase subunit omega, whose product MIRLEERISKALKQVDNDRYILAIAVGQRADELSKGAKPLLEQNTQKMKYTDIAIDEIAAGLLKIEGLVDKK is encoded by the coding sequence ATGATTAGATTAGAAGAAAGAATTTCAAAAGCTTTAAAACAAGTTGACAATGATAGATATATTTTAGCAATTGCAGTAGGTCAAAGAGCAGATGAATTAAGTAAAGGTGCAAAACCACTTTTAGAGCAAAACACTCAAAAAATGAAATATACAGATATCGCAATAGATGAAATTGCTGCTGGTCTTTTAAAAATTGAAGGTTTAGTTGATAAAAAATAA
- a CDS encoding serine hydroxymethyltransferase, protein MRYITEAKLKEADVEVYNIIEEELKRQTTHLEMIASENFTSPAVMEAMGSVFTNKYAEGYPYKRYYGGCEQADKVEQLAIDRACEIFGCKYANVQPHSGSQANGAVYAALIKAGDKILGMDLSHGGHLTHGSKPSFSGQNYQAFYYGVELDGRINYDKVEEIAKIVQPKIIVCGASAYAREIDFKRFREIADLVGAILFADIAHIAGLVAANEHPSPFPHAHIVTTTTHKTLRGPRGGMIMTNDEEIAKKINSAIFPGLQGGPLVHVIAAKAVAFKEILDPKWKDYAKQVKANARVLGEVLTKRGYDIVSGGTDNHLVLVSFLNKPFSGKDADAALGNAGITVNKNTVPGETRSPFVTSGIRIGSPALTARGMKEKEFELIANKICDVLDDINNTSLQAKISKELEELSSNFVIYNQASY, encoded by the coding sequence ATGAGATATATAACAGAAGCGAAGTTAAAAGAGGCAGATGTAGAAGTATATAATATCATAGAAGAGGAGTTGAAAAGACAAACAACTCACTTAGAGATGATAGCAAGTGAGAATTTCACATCTCCAGCAGTAATGGAAGCAATGGGAAGTGTATTTACAAATAAATATGCAGAAGGTTATCCATATAAAAGATATTATGGAGGATGTGAACAAGCTGATAAAGTAGAACAATTAGCAATTGATAGAGCTTGTGAAATATTTGGATGTAAATATGCAAATGTTCAACCACACTCAGGAAGCCAAGCAAATGGAGCAGTATATGCTGCATTAATAAAAGCTGGTGATAAAATCTTAGGTATGGATTTATCTCATGGTGGACATTTAACTCATGGTTCTAAACCATCATTCTCTGGACAAAATTATCAAGCATTCTATTATGGAGTTGAACTTGATGGAAGAATTAATTATGATAAAGTTGAAGAGATAGCAAAAATAGTTCAACCAAAAATAATCGTTTGTGGTGCTTCTGCATATGCAAGAGAAATTGATTTCAAAAGATTTAGAGAAATAGCAGATTTGGTTGGTGCTATTTTATTTGCAGATATTGCACATATTGCAGGTCTTGTAGCAGCTAATGAACATCCAAGTCCATTTCCTCATGCACATATAGTTACAACTACTACTCATAAGACTTTAAGAGGTCCAAGAGGTGGTATGATAATGACAAATGATGAAGAGATAGCTAAAAAAATAAACTCAGCTATTTTCCCAGGACTTCAAGGTGGACCACTTGTTCATGTAATAGCAGCAAAAGCAGTAGCATTTAAAGAGATACTTGATCCAAAATGGAAAGACTATGCAAAACAAGTAAAAGCAAATGCAAGAGTGTTAGGAGAAGTTCTAACAAAAAGAGGATATGATATAGTAAGTGGTGGAACAGATAATCACTTAGTATTAGTAAGTTTTTTAAATAAACCATTTTCAGGGAAAGATGCAGATGCAGCTTTAGGAAATGCTGGTATTACAGTAAATAAGAATACAGTACCAGGAGAGACAAGAAGTCCATTTGTAACATCAGGGATTAGAATAGGATCTCCAGCATTAACAGCACGAGGGATGAAAGAAAAAGAGTTTGAATTAATAGCAAACAAAATATGTGATGTATTAGATGACATAAATAACACTAGTTTACAAGCTAAGATTAGCAAAGAGTTAGAGGAATTATCTAGCAATTTTGTTATTTATAATCAAGCTTCATATTAA
- the ispG gene encoding flavodoxin-dependent (E)-4-hydroxy-3-methylbut-2-enyl-diphosphate synthase, with translation MIKRYPTKQIYVGNIPIGGDAPIPVQSMTFSKTSDVKATVDQITRLHFAGADIVRVAVPNKEAADALKEIKSQVQLPLVADIHFHYKLALIAAEVVDCIRINPGNIGDKKRVQEVVRACQQRNIPIRIGVNSGSLEKEFEDKYGQTPEGMVASADYNIKYLEDLGFTDIKVSLKASDVQRTVEAYRKLRPMNNYPFHLGVTEAGTQFHSTIKSSIALGALLLDGIGDTLRVSMTGELEEEIKVGRAILKDVGIAKEGLNIISCPTCGRIEADLVSAVSEIEKRTAHIKTPLDVSVMGCVVNAIGEAKSADVAIAFGKGSGLVMKKGEIIEKLSGEALINKFIEEVEFEAKKRS, from the coding sequence ATGATAAAAAGATACCCAACAAAACAGATATACGTAGGAAATATTCCTATTGGTGGTGATGCACCAATCCCAGTACAATCAATGACATTTTCTAAAACATCAGATGTCAAAGCAACAGTTGATCAAATCACAAGATTGCACTTTGCAGGAGCAGACATAGTAAGAGTTGCAGTTCCAAATAAAGAAGCTGCTGATGCATTAAAAGAGATAAAATCACAAGTTCAATTACCACTTGTTGCTGATATACATTTTCATTACAAATTAGCTTTAATTGCGGCTGAAGTTGTGGATTGTATACGAATAAATCCAGGAAATATTGGTGATAAAAAAAGAGTTCAAGAAGTTGTTCGTGCTTGTCAACAGCGAAATATACCTATTAGAATTGGAGTAAATTCTGGGTCGCTTGAAAAAGAGTTTGAAGATAAATATGGGCAAACACCAGAAGGTATGGTTGCAAGTGCGGATTATAATATCAAATATCTTGAAGATTTAGGGTTTACAGATATTAAAGTCTCACTAAAAGCAAGTGATGTTCAAAGGACTGTTGAAGCTTATAGAAAATTAAGACCGATGAATAATTATCCTTTCCATTTAGGAGTTACTGAAGCTGGAACACAATTTCATTCAACTATAAAATCTTCTATTGCTTTAGGTGCTTTATTACTTGATGGAATAGGTGATACTTTAAGAGTTTCTATGACAGGTGAGTTAGAAGAAGAGATAAAAGTAGGGCGAGCAATACTTAAAGATGTTGGAATTGCAAAAGAGGGTTTAAATATTATTTCTTGTCCAACATGTGGAAGAATTGAAGCGGATTTAGTAAGTGCAGTATCTGAAATAGAAAAAAGAACAGCACACATAAAAACTCCACTTGATGTTTCAGTTATGGGATGTGTTGTAAATGCTATTGGAGAAGCTAAAAGTGCAGATGTTGCAATAGCTTTTGGAAAAGGTAGTGGATTAGTGATGAAAAAAGGTGAAATTATAGAAAAACTTTCTGGCGAAGCTTTAATAAATAAATTTATTGAAGAAGTTGAATTTGAGGCCAAAAAGAGAAGTTAA
- a CDS encoding anthranilate synthase component I family protein, producing MNFYSKELFLDQFTPVSIYERIKSIYKDEITFLFESTINSSASDGNYSYIIIGARERVWYENETCYFKNELGKVEVVESNPLRFLQKYYKNFDKKIYKEKALELGIGLIDGFIGNVGYDMAKEFEPKLNAYMKNLKDQIEIPDLDLIRPNIILAFSHKTSKLVLLTSVESKKDELKTIEDLLIGSYNYLPIKKATILDEGKFNFTKEEFFEKVAKSKEMIKAGDIFQILISNRFIQKAIVDNLSFYRVLRSKNPSPYLYLLEFEEFCIAGSSPEVMVRLIDGHILLRPIAGTRKRGKTLEKDLQMENELSNDVKEKAEHLMLVDLGRNDVGRVAHPGSVKVTDLMRVERYSHVMHMVSDVEAIIDNKYDMFDLFMATFTAGTMTGAPKIRAMELIAYYEGIKRSFYSGSIAYFGFDGNMDSAITIRTTMIKKDSVIFQAGAGVVADSIPELEYLEVQNKLAANIATLKDLS from the coding sequence ATGAATTTTTATAGCAAAGAGCTTTTTTTAGACCAATTTACTCCAGTTTCAATTTATGAAAGAATAAAATCTATTTATAAAGATGAGATTACTTTTTTATTTGAAAGTACAATAAATTCGAGTGCAAGCGATGGAAATTATTCTTATATAATTATTGGTGCAAGAGAAAGAGTTTGGTATGAAAATGAGACTTGCTATTTTAAAAATGAACTAGGAAAAGTTGAAGTTGTAGAGTCTAATCCTTTGAGATTTCTACAAAAATATTATAAAAATTTTGACAAAAAAATATATAAAGAAAAAGCTTTAGAATTAGGTATTGGATTAATTGATGGATTTATAGGTAATGTTGGTTATGACATGGCTAAAGAGTTTGAACCTAAATTAAATGCCTATATGAAAAATCTAAAAGATCAAATTGAAATTCCTGATTTAGATTTGATTCGTCCAAATATTATTTTAGCTTTTTCACATAAAACATCAAAACTTGTTTTACTAACATCTGTTGAATCAAAAAAAGATGAATTAAAAACAATTGAAGATTTATTAATTGGCTCTTACAACTATTTACCAATTAAAAAAGCTACTATTTTAGATGAAGGAAAATTTAACTTTACAAAAGAAGAATTTTTTGAAAAAGTTGCTAAATCAAAAGAGATGATAAAAGCTGGTGATATATTTCAAATTCTAATTTCAAATAGATTTATTCAAAAAGCAATTGTTGATAATCTTAGTTTTTATAGAGTTTTAAGAAGTAAAAATCCAAGTCCTTATTTATATTTATTAGAATTTGAAGAGTTCTGTATTGCAGGAAGTTCACCAGAAGTTATGGTAAGACTTATAGATGGTCATATTCTATTAAGACCAATTGCAGGTACAAGAAAAAGAGGAAAAACTTTAGAAAAAGATTTACAGATGGAAAATGAGCTATCAAATGATGTAAAAGAAAAAGCGGAACATTTGATGCTTGTTGATTTAGGAAGAAATGATGTAGGTCGTGTTGCACATCCAGGAAGTGTAAAAGTAACTGATTTAATGCGAGTTGAAAGATATTCTCATGTTATGCATATGGTTTCAGATGTTGAAGCAATTATTGATAATAAATACGATATGTTTGATCTATTTATGGCAACATTTACTGCTGGAACTATGACAGGAGCTCCAAAAATTAGAGCTATGGAATTAATTGCTTATTATGAAGGTATTAAACGAAGTTTTTATTCAGGAAGTATCGCTTATTTTGGATTTGATGGAAATATGGATAGCGCAATTACGATTAGAACAACTATGATTAAAAAAGATAGTGTTATTTTCCAAGCAGGAGCGGGTGTTGTTGCTGATTCAATACCAGAACTTGAATATTTAGAAGTTCAAAATAAATTGGCTGCAAACATTGCAACATTAAAAGATTTATCATAA
- a CDS encoding CvpA family protein, which yields MQNIAIFDLVIITITLLLGLKGLFRGIIKEIFGIIGIIGAIFVASRISTQTGELIAPVLVLENQATIKLIGFVIALVIVWLIAYSAGVVVSKIFSASGLGIIDRFFGFLFGMAKIFLIFSVIAYALYQVNSFKKVIDEQFKTSILMPYLLDVGSVIIKLDTTALTNNIDKAIETVTDTPSTIQNTTQEIKQEVDSTLNNVQEVVEDGVKDAVEEEVKTTKDKLKDIANKNENNQ from the coding sequence ATGCAAAATATTGCAATTTTTGATTTAGTTATAATTACTATTACTCTTTTATTAGGATTAAAAGGACTTTTTAGAGGAATTATCAAAGAAATATTTGGAATTATAGGCATAATCGGAGCAATTTTTGTAGCTTCAAGAATTTCTACACAAACAGGAGAATTAATCGCTCCTGTATTGGTTTTAGAAAATCAAGCTACTATTAAACTTATTGGATTTGTAATTGCTTTAGTTATTGTTTGGCTTATTGCTTATAGTGCTGGAGTTGTTGTAAGCAAAATATTTTCAGCTAGTGGATTAGGAATAATCGATAGATTTTTTGGGTTTTTATTTGGAATGGCAAAAATATTTTTAATATTTTCTGTTATTGCTTATGCACTTTATCAAGTTAATTCATTTAAAAAAGTTATTGATGAACAATTTAAAACTTCTATTTTGATGCCTTACTTGCTTGATGTTGGTTCTGTTATCATTAAACTTGACACAACTGCTTTGACAAATAATATTGATAAGGCAATTGAAACAGTTACTGATACTCCTTCAACTATTCAAAATACAACTCAAGAGATAAAACAAGAAGTTGATTCAACTTTAAACAATGTTCAAGAAGTTGTTGAAGATGGTGTAAAAGATGCAGTTGAAGAAGAAGTGAAAACAACAAAAGATAAACTAAAAGATATTGCAAATAAAAATGAAAATAATCAATAA
- the lysS gene encoding lysine--tRNA ligase: MFENIYIQQRIEKANKLREDGINPYSNESSRNCTISKYLNVNSDIFQLEEKRDENRNYTVAGRIKFFRLMGKASFLKIEDESGMLQIYVARDNLPENFYNEVFKKNIEVGDIIEISGYPFVTGHGELSLHADSLKILTKAISPLPEKFHGIQDKELRYRQRYLDLIMNSEVRKTFHIRSKVISLTRRFFENKGFLEVETPMMHPIAGGANAKPFVTHFNALGVDRFLRIAPELYLKRLIVGGFEAVFEINRNFRNEGMDATHNPEFTSIEFYWAYKTYKDLIVLTKEYFEYLFENLNLPTILPYGEFKIDFNKFSEIPLIQSLYEIGGVPQDIVEDKDKILAFLKANNLEANANLNLGQLQGELFDEFVEAKLINPTFITEYPVEISPLARRSDEKPHLTDRFELFIAGKEIANAFSELNDPIDQLQRFEGQIAAKEAGDDEAHEMDEDFVNALSYGMAPTAGQGIGIDRLVMMLTNEHSIRDVLLFPAMKPIKQEIDLYSEEK; this comes from the coding sequence TTGTTTGAGAATATATACATACAACAAAGAATAGAAAAAGCAAATAAATTAAGAGAAGATGGAATTAATCCATACTCAAATGAAAGCTCAAGAAACTGTACTATTTCAAAATATCTAAATGTAAATAGTGATATTTTTCAATTAGAAGAAAAAAGAGATGAAAATCGAAACTACACAGTTGCAGGTAGAATTAAATTTTTTAGATTAATGGGAAAAGCAAGTTTTTTAAAAATTGAAGATGAAAGCGGAATGCTTCAAATTTATGTAGCAAGAGATAACTTGCCAGAAAATTTTTATAATGAAGTTTTCAAAAAAAATATTGAAGTTGGTGATATTATAGAAATTTCTGGTTATCCATTTGTAACTGGACACGGTGAGCTTTCACTTCATGCTGATAGTTTAAAAATCCTTACAAAAGCAATCTCTCCACTTCCTGAAAAATTCCATGGAATTCAAGATAAAGAGTTAAGATATAGACAAAGATATTTAGACTTAATTATGAATAGTGAAGTGAGAAAAACTTTTCATATTAGAAGTAAAGTTATAAGTTTAACTAGAAGATTTTTTGAAAACAAAGGTTTCTTAGAAGTTGAAACTCCAATGATGCACCCAATTGCAGGTGGAGCAAATGCTAAACCATTTGTTACTCATTTCAATGCTTTAGGTGTTGATAGATTTTTAAGAATTGCACCAGAACTTTATTTAAAAAGATTAATAGTTGGTGGATTTGAAGCAGTTTTTGAAATAAATAGAAACTTTAGAAATGAAGGAATGGATGCTACACACAATCCTGAATTTACTTCAATTGAATTTTATTGGGCATATAAAACTTATAAAGATTTAATTGTTTTAACAAAAGAGTATTTTGAATATTTATTTGAAAATTTAAATTTACCAACAATTCTTCCTTATGGAGAATTTAAAATTGATTTTAATAAATTTAGTGAAATTCCACTAATTCAATCTTTATATGAAATTGGTGGTGTTCCACAAGATATAGTTGAAGATAAAGATAAAATTCTTGCTTTCTTAAAAGCTAATAATCTTGAAGCTAATGCTAATTTAAATCTTGGTCAACTTCAAGGTGAATTGTTTGATGAGTTTGTTGAAGCAAAACTTATAAATCCAACATTTATTACAGAGTATCCAGTTGAAATTTCACCACTAGCAAGAAGAAGTGATGAAAAACCTCATTTAACAGATAGATTTGAGTTATTTATTGCAGGAAAAGAGATTGCTAATGCTTTCAGTGAGTTAAATGATCCAATAGATCAACTTCAAAGATTTGAAGGACAAATTGCTGCTAAAGAAGCTGGTGATGATGAAGCACATGAAATGGATGAAGATTTTGTAAATGCTTTATCTTATGGTATGGCTCCAACAGCTGGTCAAGGAATAGGTATTGATAGACTTGTAATGATGCTAACAAATGAACACTCAATTAGAGATGTTTTATTGTTTCCAGCAATGAAACCAATAAAACAAGAAATAGATTTATATTCAGAAGAAAAATAA
- a CDS encoding pyridoxine 5'-phosphate synthase, translating to MLLGVNIDHIAVLREARKINDPNPLDALSICKLSGAEQITIHLREDRRHIHDNDAKAIIEQSSLPVNLECSINSDIIDIVCKLKPSRATLVPENRNEVTTEGGLDIKGNFEKLQKVIDKLHANEIEVSLFIDPKDEIIELSKELEVEWIELHTGTFANIYAMLYSNLASTHHSIKELELSKSELKTKLSKSIKQIETSSKLAKKLGLKVAAGHGLNYQNVTLISKIPEIEELNIGQSIIARSVFTGLKQAIIDMKELIKND from the coding sequence TTGTTACTTGGTGTAAATATTGATCATATAGCTGTTTTAAGAGAAGCTAGAAAGATAAATGATCCAAATCCATTAGATGCTTTAAGTATTTGTAAATTAAGTGGTGCAGAGCAAATAACTATTCACTTAAGAGAAGATAGACGTCATATCCATGATAATGATGCAAAAGCAATTATAGAACAATCATCACTTCCAGTAAATTTAGAATGTTCAATAAATAGTGATATTATTGATATTGTTTGTAAATTAAAACCTTCAAGAGCAACTTTAGTTCCTGAAAATAGAAATGAAGTAACAACAGAAGGTGGTCTTGATATAAAAGGAAACTTTGAAAAACTTCAAAAAGTAATAGATAAACTTCATGCAAATGAAATTGAAGTTTCACTTTTTATTGACCCAAAAGATGAAATAATTGAACTTTCAAAAGAACTTGAAGTTGAATGGATAGAACTTCATACAGGAACATTTGCTAATATTTATGCAATGCTTTATTCAAATTTAGCTTCAACTCACCATTCTATAAAAGAGTTAGAACTAAGTAAAAGTGAACTAAAAACAAAACTTTCTAAATCAATAAAACAGATAGAAACTTCTTCAAAACTTGCAAAAAAGTTAGGACTTAAAGTCGCTGCTGGTCATGGACTAAATTATCAAAATGTTACACTTATTTCAAAAATTCCTGAAATTGAAGAGTTAAATATTGGTCAAAGTATTATCGCTCGTTCAGTATTTACAGGTTTAAAACAAGCTATTATTGATATGAAAGAGTTAATAAAAAATGATTAA
- the pdxA gene encoding 4-hydroxythreonine-4-phosphate dehydrogenase: MIKELPKIAISIGDLNGIGIEIALKCHNQISKICQPIYCINNKMLTQASSLLKIRIPENFELFKTKGDFEIKPGTVSKKSGKYSFNSFMDAINLANKKEVDAICTLPINKESWNKADIKYKGHTEVLRDYFGKHAIMMLGCEKMFVALFTEHIALKKVPKKINEEDLTKFLIDFYKNVKSENIAVLGLNPHASDNGVLGDEEVEIFKAIKKANKYFQKDIFKGPMVPDTVFSPLSRKNFKYFVAMYHDQGLAPLKALYFEESINVSLNLPIIRTSVDHGTAFNIAYKNENVNTQSYINAIKEAINLIQNKK; encoded by the coding sequence ATGATTAAAGAATTACCAAAAATAGCTATAAGCATTGGTGATTTAAATGGTATTGGAATAGAAATTGCTCTAAAATGTCATAATCAAATTTCTAAAATTTGCCAACCAATTTATTGTATAAATAATAAAATGCTAACTCAAGCTTCAAGCTTATTAAAAATAAGAATTCCAGAAAATTTTGAATTATTTAAAACAAAAGGTGATTTTGAAATCAAACCTGGAACAGTTTCAAAAAAATCAGGGAAATACTCATTCAATTCTTTTATGGATGCAATAAATTTAGCTAATAAAAAAGAAGTAGATGCTATTTGTACACTTCCTATAAATAAAGAGTCTTGGAATAAAGCAGATATAAAATACAAAGGTCATACTGAAGTTTTAAGAGATTATTTTGGAAAACATGCAATTATGATGTTAGGATGTGAAAAAATGTTTGTAGCGCTTTTCACTGAACACATCGCATTAAAAAAAGTTCCAAAAAAAATAAATGAAGAAGATTTAACAAAGTTTTTAATTGATTTTTATAAAAATGTAAAATCTGAAAATATTGCTGTACTTGGATTAAATCCGCATGCAAGTGATAATGGTGTTTTAGGAGATGAAGAAGTTGAAATATTTAAAGCAATAAAAAAAGCAAATAAATATTTTCAAAAAGACATTTTCAAAGGTCCAATGGTTCCAGATACTGTTTTTTCACCGCTTTCAAGAAAAAACTTTAAATATTTTGTTGCTATGTATCATGATCAAGGACTTGCTCCTTTAAAAGCTTTATATTTTGAAGAAAGCATTAATGTAAGTTTAAATTTACCTATTATTAGAACTTCTGTTGACCATGGAACAGCATTTAATATAGCTTATAAAAATGAAAATGTAAACACTCAAAGTTACATAAATGCAATAAAAGAAGCAATAAATTTAATACAAAATAAAAAATGA